In Temnothorax longispinosus isolate EJ_2023e chromosome 2, Tlon_JGU_v1, whole genome shotgun sequence, one DNA window encodes the following:
- the LOC139808895 gene encoding uncharacterized protein: MARSRKDSTGKSDSEATDKENKKERGREKERKKRAASSSSSGSSSSDSSSGSSSSSSGSSSRSSSSSSSSSSSSASSSASSRERGRKRSRSKSVDASRRHDNKEKERDKERERERDRDKDRDRDKERKKGNNAVPEKAKQKARSRSPSPRRKRRERSPIPRPTKIHIGHLTRNVTKDHVIEIFSAYGQIKMVDYSLDKLHPNQGRGFAYVEFETADEAENAMKHMDGGQIDGQEITAAPVLLPKPRPLPMRRMSPGMGRRAPPRWGGGGRNTPPRYRRRSPLMNRRRSPRPPRRRIRTRSRSPPGNPRHRHRRYTRSSSSSSR; encoded by the exons AT GGCACGGAGCCGAAAGGACAGCACGGGTAAGAGCGACTCCGAAGCTACGGATAAGGAGAACAAGAAGGAGAGAGGCAGAGAGAAGGAACGGAAGAAACGGGCGGCATCTTCTTCCAGCAGTGGATCTAG CTCATCAGATAGCAGTTCAGGATCTTCAAGCTCTAGCAGTGGCAGCAGTTCTAGATCAAGCTCCTCTTCCAGTAGTTCATCTAGTAGTTCTGCTAGTTCTTCAGCCAGTTCCAGGGagcgagggagaaagagaagtcGTAGCAAAAGCGTCGATGCCTCGCGAAGACATGACAAtaaggagaaggagagggataaagaaagagaaagggaaagggaTAGGGACAAGGATAGGGATCgcgataaagagagaaagaaaggaaataaTGCTGTTCCCGAAAAAGCTAAACAAAAAGCACGATCCAG ATCTCCCTCCCCACGTAGGAAGCGTAGAGAGCGTTCGCCGATTCCTAGGCCAACAAAAATACACATCGGCCATCTAACACGGAACGTCACCAAAGATCATGTCATAGAGATATTTTCCGCGTATGGTCAAATAAAGATGGTTGACTACTCTTTGGATAAGCTTCATCCCAATCAGGGTAGGGGATTTGCCTATGTCGAATTCGAAACAGCGGATGAAGCCGAAAACGCGATGAAACACATGGACGGAG GGCAAATAGACGGCCAAGAAATCACGGCTGCTCCAGTATTATTGCCGAAGCCCCGACCGTTGCCGATGCGCCGCATGTCGCCGGGCATGGGTAGGCGCGCGCCACCACGATGGGGAGGCGGTGGTAGAAACACCCCGCCACGTTATCGCAGACGTTCGCCGCTCATGAATCGCCGTAGAAGCCCGCGACCACCGAGGCGCAGGATAAGAACTCGATCGCGAAGTCCACCGGGGAACCCTCGACATCGACACCGTCGTTACACAAGATCCAGTTCGAGTAGTTCTCGATAA